In Thunnus thynnus chromosome 11, fThuThy2.1, whole genome shotgun sequence, the following proteins share a genomic window:
- the LOC137192244 gene encoding uncharacterized protein has product MMVLHKKGKIQLEEAETFEIPTLKKTTRIMKEVEEEQEIIKLKKIPSVSPKEAEEEEKPQKVTKTTVFHVEEIVHKEEVVEMSVATRRPAEERKPREKTDVVKKPEIIKPKDKEQKEAPKDAWTRQKGIPKDEKPQDKIYLKKTPKALQEEEPAQPSAALKKVKKLPSDEAEPEVVKLKPFEKPIKSAEEPEKDEKERPDRDAVPFQKGERIPREVETKEPPKKPEKAPAEEKEPPAKVLKPVDKKKTPEKEPDEVKAPTKVKKISPLEQEIESVKLKPFSRPSKEAAEPEKKPPEEKERKPTDDLHRRRTSPDEKLKEREPEVRPKKPEIPEAPEKKPEKPKEADAIPAEKTVSHVPASVKKPEKVPEEPKPLQIKKGVTPKVKEEKEEVVLKPVEQLKKVELKKTPSPKVAKLKEAETVPVERKLSVDKLKKIPKTVTPKDSIEAVILKKVPRKPSPEEEKVVESAKPGKGKIPLVKEVSPGAVQIKKVATQPEEEVFKEESEAEEETKQGEEEVWGWELVPQESYGSEDWEGEGEEGALEVPGVTRRGEMVVAPTCWVVTWKTPPFMP; this is encoded by the coding sequence ATGATGGTTCTGCACAAAAAAGGTAAAATTCAGTTGGAAGAGGCTGAGACATTTGAGATTCCCACCTTGAAGAAAACAACCAGGATCATGAAGGAAgtggaagaggagcaggagattATCAAACTGAAGAAGATTCCATCAGTTTCACCTAAAGaggctgaagaagaagaaaaacctcAGAAGGTCACCAAGACCACAGTGTTTCATGTTGAGGAGATAGTGCACAAAGAAGAGGTTGTCGAGATGTCAGTTGCCACCAGGAGACCTGCAGAAGAGAGGAAACCTCGAGAGAAAACAGATGTGGTGAAAAAGCCAGAAATCATAAAGCCTAAAGACAAGGAACAGAAAGAAGCTCCTAAAGATGCATGGACCCGCCAGAAAGGCATCCCCAAGGATGAGAAACCACAAGATAAGATTTATCTGAAGAAAACTCCCAAAGCCTTACAGGAGGAGGAACCTGCACAACCTAGTGCAGCCttgaagaaagtgaaaaaattgCCTTCAGATGAAGCAGAACCAGAAGTAGTCAAACTCAAACCATTTGAGAAGCCTATTAAATCAGCTGAGGAGCCCGAGAAAGATGAAAAGGAGAGGCCAGACAGGGATGCTGTACCTTTCCAGAAGGGAGAGAGGATCCCCAGAGAGGTGGAAACTAAAGAACCTCCAAAGAAACCTGAGAAAGCTCCTGCAGAGGAAAAGGAGCCACCAGCCAAGGTGCTGAAACCAGTAGATAAAAAGAAAACTCCAGAGAAAGAGCCTGATGAGGTGAAAGCACCAACCAAGGTGAAGAAAATCTCACCACTAGAGCAAGAGATTGAGAGCGTGAAGCTGAAGCCCTTCTCCAGGCCTTCCAAAGAGGCTGCAGAGCCTGAGAAGAAACCaccagaggagaaagaaaggaagcCAACAGATGACCTGCACCGTCGCCGCACAAGTCCagatgaaaaactgaaagaacGAGAGCCTGAAGTCAGACCGAAGAAACCTGAGATCCCTGAGGCTCCTGAGAAGAAGCCAGAGAAGCCAAAGGAAGCTGACGCAATTCCTGCAGAGAAGACAGTGTCTCATGTTCCAGCTTCTGTTAAGAAACCTGAGAAGGTTCCTGAGGAGCccaaacctctgcagataaaGAAGGGAGTTACACCAAAGgtgaaggaagaaaaggaagaagtgGTTTTGAAGCCTGTGGAGCAGCTCAAGAAGGTTGAGTTGAAAAAGACACCATCTCCCAAGGTTGCGAAGCTGAAAGAAGCAGAGACAGTCCCAGTTGAGAGGAAGCTGAGTGTTGATAAACTGAAAAAGATTCCTAAAACTGTTACACCAAAAGACTCTATTGAAGCTGTCATTCTCAAAAAAGTCCCAAGGAAGCCTtcaccagaggaggagaaagttGTAGAATCAGCAAAGCCTGGTAAAGGAAAGATTCCCCTAGTGAAGGAAGTTTCTCCTGGTGCAGTGCAAATAAAGAAGGTTGCCACCCAGCCGGAGGAGGAAGTGTTTAAAGAAGAGTCTGAGGCTGAGGAAGAGACTAAACAGGGGGAGGAAGAGGTCTGGGGCTGGGAGCTGGTTCCCCAGGAGAGTTATGGTTCTGAAGACTGGGAAGGTGAAGGAGAGGAAGGTGCTCTGGAGGTTCCAGGGGTGACCAGGAGAGGTGAGATGGTGGTGGCCCCAACGTGTTGGGTGGTGACTTGGAAAACCCCCCCCTTCATGCCTTGA